In Leguminivora glycinivorella isolate SPB_JAAS2020 chromosome 19, LegGlyc_1.1, whole genome shotgun sequence, a single genomic region encodes these proteins:
- the LOC125236246 gene encoding uncharacterized protein LOC125236246, producing MSPDVAREAIEQCGDIDFAAISKIPTDKYTCRFCFIEFGKRRAVLESFFWHVVSMHTGEYKQLCSECINVERCPFNLDIPPPPKDVKGQLIGYICGKCNYTQISLENLKMHVIHRHNDTETEVYTINFAVMTKSTISSLMKRITHLANTPRPTRSTRSNQSYTEASDDRSEVTESEIEAPHPAKTSNVPVLEKSRRFSFNSKISFENDDNMSDMSNFANTESSVVKAEKDEDDDMDDHFTEDTAVNEETEAADTNQGVSSDIMDYPHFKISFTDAGNKEYVCCINGKDNHYKTGLLISMKKHVQLKHSEIWDGYCFVCKVIVTSQGEHKFSECLSHYLDNHIDNFPVLEKVVEPVEKPVTPAATPEPVERAPTPYINVRPLAELVAPVEPAVEAPALPVIETVVSLVPPVAPQTIEPPRPSPTYPVIRKETEPPKEYKYEEAQAEIMSKKHRVILEAMMTPGKLVQIFKCAGRFCSFTTDSVEDALLHASTHQRVGGTKALECAYCDFDSSGNSIDLVSHVFKIHGKCRVVCGLCFYRGAASQLVASHIVRVHGSSPDRRCVLRTTNVPALCESPEENLSRENAVPLYICKQTENNEPCEYKTVTHAKFWEHLTQKHENAAGCICYFCNESCPDATALILHLKTHGLRLYHCTLCVHGADNEPELLAHASTKHPGKTPQAYIRTILESGNSKKILPLVELKKAALEAENVTPNQDKESPVKEAERSIELEKLIGPLLDMPTAEPEKEAEPATPISEVLAEDTIVDDAIANLLESPATAAMATLTPVPSLQPLTVEAPPRPVTPAPAANISQQLTPS from the exons ATGAGTCCAGATGTAGCGAGAGAAGCCATCGAGCAGTGCGGAGACATCGATTTTGCTGCCATCAGCAAAATACCCACCGACAAATATACTTGTAGGTTCTGCTTTATCGAGTTTGGTAAAAGAAGGGCTGTATTGGAATCGTTCTTCTGGCACGTAGTAAGTATGCATACCGGTGAATACAAACAACTGTGCTCTGAATGCATTAATGTAGAGAGGTGCCCATTTAACTTGGACATTCCACCTCCACCGAAGGACGTTAAAGGGCAACTCATAGGGTATATTTGTGGCAAATGCAATTACACCCAGATATCGCTCGAGAACCTGAAAATGCACGTTATTCATCGCCATAATGATACTGAAACAGAGGTTTACACCATAAACTTCGCTGTAATGACAAAGAGTACTATTAGCAGTCTAATGAAAAGAATAACGCATTTGGCCAATACACCTCGGCCCACTAGAAGTACTCGGTCAAACCAGAGCTATACTGAAGCCAGTGATGACAGGAGCGAGGTAACAGAAAGTGAGATTGAAGCGCCGCACCCTGCTAAGACATCCAATGTCCCTGTCCTGGAAAAATCTAGAAGGTTCTCATTTAATTCGAAGATTTCGTTCGAAAACGACGATAATATGAGTGATATGTCCAATTTCGCCAACACGGAATCGAGTGTGGTCAAAGCCGAAAAAGACGAGGACGACGATATGGATGATCATTTCACAGAAGACACTGCGGTCAACGAAGAAACAGAGGCCGCTGATACGAACCAAGGAGTTTCGAGTGATATAATGGATTACCCACATTTCAAAATAAGCTTCACAGATGCTGGCAACAAAGAGTACGTATGCTGCATTAATGGCAAAGACAATCATTATAAGACGGGGTTATTAATCTCCATGAAGAAGCATGTGCAGCTCAAGCACTCTGAGATCTGGGACGGCTACTGTTTTGTGTGCAAAGTCATCGTGACGTCACAGGGTGAGCATAAATTCAGCGAGTGCTTATCGCATTACCTAGACAACCATATTGACAATTTCCCCGTTCTAGAAAAAGTAGTAGAACCTGTTGAAAAGCCTGTGACCCCTGCGGCGACACCTGAGCCTGTAGAAAGAGCACCGACGCCCTACATCAACGTCCGTCCGTTGGCAGAATTGGTCGCCCCCGTCGAACCAGCTGTAGAAGCTCCAGCGTTGCCTGTTATAGAAACCGTGGTCAGCCTTGTACCACCAGTCGCGCCACAAACGATAGAACCGCCACGTCCAAGTCCGACTTACCCAGTAATTAGAAAAGAGACCGAACCCCCCAAAGAGTACAAATATGAAGAAGCTCAAGCGGAAATCATGTCCAAAAAGCACAGAGTAATTCTCGAAGCTATGATGACTCCAGGCAAATTAGTTCAGATATTCAAATGCGCCGGTCGCTTCTGCTCCTTCACCACGGACTCTGTCGAAGACGCGTTGTTACACGCTTCGACTCACCAGCGCGTCGGAGGGACAAAAGCTTTGGAGTGCGCATATTGTGACTTTGACTCGTCTGGGAACTCTATAGACTTGGTGTCTCATGTTTTCAAGATTCACGGGAAGTGCAGAGTTGTGTGTGGGCTGTGCTTCTACCGTGGGGCAGCGAGCCAGCTGGTCGCGTCGCATATCGTTCGGGTGCACGGGTCGTCGCCAGACCGTCGCTGCGTGCTGAGGACCACCAACGTGCCTGCACTCTGCGAATCCCCTGAGGAAAATTTGTCACGGGAAAACGCTGTTCCGCTCTACATTTGTAAACAAA CTGAAAACAATGAGCCATGTGAATACAAGACCGTGACGCACGCTAAGTTTTGGGAGCATTTGACACAAAAACATGAGAACGCCGCTGGATGCATCTGCTAC TTCTGCAACGAGTCTTGCCCCGACGCCACAGCGCTGATCCTGCACCTGAAGACCCACGGCCTGCGCCTGTACCACTGCACCCTGTGTGTCCATGGCGCTGACAACGAACCAGAACTGCTTGCGCACGCGTCCACCAAACACCCGGGCAAGACCCCGCAGGCTTACATCAGGACTATTCTCGAA aGCGGCAACTCCAAGAAGATCTTGCCTCTGGTGGAACTCAAAAAGGCAGCCCTTGAAGCTGAAAATGTAACGCCAAATCAAGACAAAGAGAGCCCGGTGAAAGAGGCCGAACGCTCCATCGAACTGGAAAAACTTATCGGTCCCCTGCTTGACATGCCTACCGCCGAACCAGAAAAGGAAGCTGAACCCGCTACACCTATTTCAGAAGTCCTTGCGGAAGATACCATCGTGGATGACGCTATAGCGAACCTTCTCGAAAGTCCAGCCACAGCAGCCATGGCTACATTAACACCTGTGCCTTCCCTTCAACCACTCACAGTTGAAGCTCCTCCGAGACCTGTCACGCCAGCTCCGGCGGCCAATATATCCCAGCAGCTAACCCCGTCCTGA